Part of the Variovorax paradoxus B4 genome, GCCGACGAGCGCGTCCTCCAGTTCGCGCATGACGCTGCGCGCCTTGGGCACGAAGGCCCGCCCGATGGTCGTGAGCTCGACCTTCCGCGTGGTTCGATTGAACAGGGCCACGCCCAGCGCCGATTCGAGCTTGTCGATGCGGCGCGACAACGCGGACTGCGACAGGTGCAGGTTGTCGGAGGCCGCGCGGAAGCTCGAGAAATCGGCCACCGACAGGAAGGCCCGCAGGTCGGCCAGATCGAAATTCATGCGTTTTAAGCAAAAGTAGCTCTGATATTTGCAATTTACACCAACTGCGCGCTTGGAGATCATTCGTCTCGCAGCAGCCTGCGTCCAGGGCTGCATCCACAACGAGACAGACATCCATGCATCAATCGATCAACGCGACGCGCCGCCGATGGACATCGCCGTTCGCGGCATTCCGTCGAGCGGCCACATTGATTGCCGCAGCGTCGCTCGCGGCGACGGCGCCACTCGCCCACGCAGCCTGGCCGGCAAAGACGGTGCGCCTCGTCGTGCCGTATGGGCCGGGAGGAAGTTCCGACGTCATCGCGCGTCTGCTCGCCAACGAGATGTCCAAGACGCTCGGGCAGGCCGTGATCGTCGACAACAAGGCCGGCGCATCCGGAATCATTGCCATGCAGGAGGTGGCGCGCGCGGCGCCTGATGGCTACAACATCGTGCTCGGGCATGTCGGCACCTTGGCGGTCAATCCCGCGATGTTCGCCAAGCTGCCGTATGGCGACGAGGATTTCACCCCTGTCGCCTTGCTGGCCAAGGTGCCGATGGTGTTTGCCGTTGGCGCGAAGGTGCCTGCGCAGACGCTTGCGGAGTTTGTCGCGTTGGCCAGGGCGCAGCCCGGCAAGCTGAACTATGGCTCCGCAGGCAACGGCAGCGCCGGCCACCTGGCGTTCGAGATGTTGAAGGTCACCACCCGGATCGACGTCACCCATGTGCCGTACAAGGGCACCGGCGCCCAGCTCAACGATCTGCTGGCGGGAAACACGGACGCCGCTTCCGCCGGACCGCCCGGTTTCATCGCGCAGGCCAAGGCCGGAAGGATCAGGATCATCGCGAGCGGATCGCCGCACCGGCTGGACGCACTGCCCAGCGTTCCCACGGTGGCCGAGCTCGGCCACCCCGGCTTCGACAGCTCCCAATGGTTCGGGATCCTTGCACCGGCCAGGACGCCGCCGGAGATCGTCAGCCGCTTGCACGAGGCCGCGGTCAAGGCATTGGGTGTTCCGGCCGTACGTGCGCGGCTTGAGGAAGACGGCAGCACGGCTTCGCCCATGGGGCCTGCGGAATTCGCCAAGTTCATCAGGGCCGAGCGCGAACGCTGGGGCTCTGTCGTCCGCAAGGCCGGCCTCAAGGCCGAATGACGCCGCCATTCACCACTATTGAAAGCCACCATGAACACGACCATTGCAGAAAAACGCGTGCTGCGCGAGCCCGAATTGCTTGAACTCGGCACGCGCGCCTTCGAGGGCCTCGGCCTCGCGCACGAAGATGCACGCGACGTCGCCAGGATCCTGGTCACGGCCGATCTGTTCGGCCTGTCCACGCACGGCCTCAGCCGCATCGAGTCCTACGGGGAGCGGTTGGGTGTGGGCGGCATCAAGGCCAGGCCGCGCATCACGCGGGAGCAGCGAGCCCCCGCCATCGTGAGCATCGACGGCGACAACGGCGTCGGACCCCTGGTTGGAATGCGAGCGCTGGACGCGGCCATGGACACGGCCAGGCAGACAGGCGTTGGCGTGGCCTTCGCACGCGGCAGCAACCACTTCGGCCCCGTCTCGCCGTATTCGCTGATCGCGGCCGAAGCCGGCTTCGCCAGCATCATCGGCAGCAATGCCACCACCACCATCGCTCCGTGGGGCGGCAGCGATGCCCGCCTCGGGAACAGCCCGGTCGGTTTTGGCGTGCCGAATCCGGGC contains:
- a CDS encoding Bug family tripartite tricarboxylate transporter substrate binding protein, producing the protein MHQSINATRRRWTSPFAAFRRAATLIAAASLAATAPLAHAAWPAKTVRLVVPYGPGGSSDVIARLLANEMSKTLGQAVIVDNKAGASGIIAMQEVARAAPDGYNIVLGHVGTLAVNPAMFAKLPYGDEDFTPVALLAKVPMVFAVGAKVPAQTLAEFVALARAQPGKLNYGSAGNGSAGHLAFEMLKVTTRIDVTHVPYKGTGAQLNDLLAGNTDAASAGPPGFIAQAKAGRIRIIASGSPHRLDALPSVPTVAELGHPGFDSSQWFGILAPARTPPEIVSRLHEAAVKALGVPAVRARLEEDGSTASPMGPAEFAKFIRAERERWGSVVRKAGLKAE
- a CDS encoding Ldh family oxidoreductase; translation: MNTTIAEKRVLREPELLELGTRAFEGLGLAHEDARDVARILVTADLFGLSTHGLSRIESYGERLGVGGIKARPRITREQRAPAIVSIDGDNGVGPLVGMRALDAAMDTARQTGVGVAFARGSNHFGPVSPYSLIAAEAGFASIIGSNATTTIAPWGGSDARLGNSPVGFGVPNPGGNPFLLDMAISVAARAKIRNALKRGDAIPDTWATDKAGRTTTDPAAALEGFLLPIGGHKGYGLALLVDLFAGLLSGAAYLTHVKSWVDAPDEPQNLGHFFILIDTRHLGSTPWLAQRMNDFAAILHDSPPAQASRPVLVPGEIELNNLARHRREGLALDPAVLALLEQHAAKP